A single window of Bacteroidia bacterium DNA harbors:
- a CDS encoding DUF1905 domain-containing protein — translation MKLEQQFIATLQKSPAKGGHTYVMWPEAAAFFGTKGLVKVKGTIDGHPFQSAFMALGNGNHKLPVKQEIRQAIGKEAGDEITVNLEERLN, via the coding sequence ATGAAACTTGAACAACAATTTATAGCAACACTGCAGAAAAGCCCGGCAAAAGGGGGACACACATACGTGATGTGGCCGGAAGCTGCTGCATTTTTCGGCACTAAAGGCCTGGTGAAAGTGAAAGGAACAATAGACGGCCACCCGTTCCAGAGTGCTTTCATGGCGCTCGGGAATGGCAATCATAAATTACCGGTGAAGCAGGAAATCCGACAAGCTATTGGCAAAGAAGCCGGTGATGAGATCACAGTAAATCTTGAAGAACGGTTGAATTGA
- a CDS encoding NAD+ synthase translates to MRIALAQLNYHTGHFDYNTNKIITAIQKAKAEKADLVIFAELAICGYPPRDFLEFDHFLELCEQSMESIARECVGIAAIVGGPSHNPRPEGKNLFNSAFYLKDGKIEHIYHKTLLPTYDVFDEYRYFEPAIEHSCIELNGCRIALTICEDIWDLLEDPLYTVNPMDQLISQAPDFMVNIAASPFAWKHDERRKDELRKNASKYQLPIFYVNHVGAQTELIFDGASTVMNARGSVYDVLDCFTEDLRIYDLEDVRKQSPIVRYSKPSKYELIHDGLVLGIRDYFQKLGFKKAILGLSGGIDSALVAVLATEALGNENVQAVMMPTEYTSGRSKSDAEKLADILDISYKIIPVQSPYQAFLAELNPYFGDMPFGIAEENMQARSRAIILMALANKFGYILLNTSNKSELAVGYGTLYGDMAGGLSVIGDIYKTEVFELCRYINRNDEKIPESILTRPPTAELRPDQKDSDSLPPYQVLDEILHEYIEMRLGPREIVANGYDEATVKRILKMVNQSEYKRAQFPPILRVSDKAFGMGRRMPIVAKYLG, encoded by the coding sequence ATGAGAATTGCACTTGCCCAGCTTAATTACCACACGGGCCACTTCGATTATAATACCAACAAGATCATTACAGCCATTCAAAAAGCCAAAGCAGAAAAAGCCGATTTGGTGATTTTTGCTGAACTGGCTATTTGTGGATACCCTCCCCGCGACTTTCTGGAGTTTGATCACTTTCTGGAGCTTTGCGAACAGAGTATGGAGAGCATTGCCCGTGAATGCGTTGGCATTGCTGCCATTGTAGGAGGGCCTTCCCACAATCCCCGGCCCGAAGGAAAGAATCTTTTCAATTCCGCATTTTATTTAAAAGACGGGAAGATTGAGCATATCTACCACAAAACGCTCCTGCCTACATACGATGTTTTTGATGAGTACCGGTACTTTGAGCCTGCCATTGAACATTCCTGCATTGAATTGAATGGCTGCCGGATAGCCCTCACGATATGTGAAGATATCTGGGACTTGCTGGAAGATCCTCTTTATACGGTAAATCCTATGGACCAGCTCATCAGCCAGGCTCCGGACTTTATGGTGAATATTGCCGCATCTCCTTTTGCCTGGAAACATGATGAACGCAGAAAGGACGAACTGCGAAAGAACGCTTCGAAGTATCAATTGCCAATCTTCTATGTAAACCATGTGGGAGCTCAGACTGAACTGATCTTCGATGGGGCTTCAACCGTGATGAATGCGAGAGGAAGCGTATATGATGTGTTGGATTGTTTTACAGAAGATCTCAGGATATATGATCTGGAAGACGTCAGGAAGCAATCGCCCATTGTGCGCTATTCAAAACCTTCAAAATATGAACTTATCCATGATGGGCTTGTGCTTGGAATTCGCGACTATTTTCAGAAGCTGGGATTTAAAAAAGCTATTCTCGGCCTTTCAGGAGGAATTGACTCAGCACTGGTTGCTGTGCTGGCAACGGAGGCGCTGGGCAACGAAAACGTGCAGGCCGTAATGATGCCGACCGAATATACCTCCGGCAGATCAAAGTCAGATGCGGAGAAACTAGCTGATATCCTTGACATTTCATATAAAATAATTCCGGTTCAAAGTCCTTATCAGGCGTTTCTGGCCGAATTGAATCCTTACTTTGGAGATATGCCTTTTGGTATTGCCGAAGAAAACATGCAGGCGCGAAGCCGGGCGATCATCCTGATGGCACTGGCCAATAAATTCGGGTACATCCTGCTGAATACCTCTAATAAAAGTGAACTGGCCGTGGGCTATGGAACGCTGTATGGCGATATGGCCGGTGGGCTGTCAGTAATTGGAGATATTTATAAAACAGAGGTTTTCGAACTCTGCCGTTATATTAATCGCAATGACGAGAAAATTCCGGAGTCTATACTTACCCGGCCTCCTACCGCAGAATTACGACCGGATCAAAAAGATTCGGACAGCCTCCCACCATATCAGGTGCTGGATGAAATACTGCACGAGTATATAGAAATGCGACTGGGTCCGCGTGAGATCGTAGCAAACGGATATGATGAGGCCACCGTAAAACGCATCCTGAAAATGGTGAATCAAAGCGAGTACAAACGTGCGCAGTTCCCTCCTATCCTGCGCGTTTCTGACAAAGCTTTCGGCATGGGAAGAAGAATGCCGATCGTAGCCAAATACCTGGGATAG
- the ahcY gene encoding adenosylhomocysteinase, giving the protein MIETKVKAEDYKVRDISLAAWGRKEIELAEAEMPGLMATREEYRDTQPLKGARIAGCLHMTIQTAVLIETLVELGAEVRWSSCNIFSTQDHAAAAIAAAGVPVFAWKGLTEEEYEWCIEQTLFFGSEDKPLNMILDDGGDLTNVVLDQYPEIAKHVKGISEETTTGVLRLYDRMKKGTLPMPAINVNDSVTKSKFDNKYGCRESCVDAIRRATDIMMAGKVAVVAGFGDVGKGSAESLRGAGARVIITEIDPICALQAAMEGFEVKKMIDAVKEADIIVTATGNKDIIAGPHFEAMKDKAIVCNIGHFDNEIDMAWLNKKHGATKDTIKPQVDKYTIDGKDIIVLAEGRLVNLGCAMGHPSFVMSNSFTNQTLAQIELWNNTDKYENKVYVLPKHLDEKVARLHLQKIGVELEELSADQAAYIGVDKNGPYKSEHYRY; this is encoded by the coding sequence ATGATCGAGACCAAGGTGAAAGCCGAAGATTATAAGGTAAGGGATATTTCCCTGGCTGCCTGGGGGCGCAAGGAAATTGAACTGGCAGAAGCTGAAATGCCGGGACTGATGGCAACACGCGAAGAGTACCGTGATACCCAGCCTCTCAAAGGTGCCCGGATTGCCGGATGCCTCCACATGACCATCCAGACTGCCGTGTTGATTGAAACATTGGTGGAACTTGGCGCAGAGGTCCGCTGGTCGTCTTGCAACATCTTTTCTACGCAGGACCACGCGGCAGCTGCCATTGCCGCTGCTGGCGTTCCTGTTTTTGCCTGGAAAGGATTGACCGAGGAAGAATACGAGTGGTGCATTGAGCAAACACTGTTTTTTGGCAGTGAAGACAAACCACTGAACATGATCCTGGATGATGGTGGCGACCTCACCAATGTGGTGCTCGACCAATATCCTGAAATTGCCAAGCATGTAAAAGGCATCAGCGAAGAAACAACCACGGGCGTACTGCGCCTCTACGACCGCATGAAAAAAGGCACACTTCCAATGCCTGCCATCAATGTGAACGACTCCGTTACCAAAAGCAAATTCGACAACAAGTACGGTTGCCGTGAAAGCTGTGTAGACGCCATTCGCAGGGCCACGGATATTATGATGGCCGGTAAAGTGGCCGTAGTAGCCGGATTTGGAGATGTGGGCAAAGGTTCAGCAGAATCGCTGCGTGGCGCTGGCGCTCGCGTCATCATCACCGAGATTGACCCGATCTGTGCGCTCCAGGCAGCGATGGAAGGTTTCGAAGTGAAGAAGATGATTGATGCCGTGAAGGAAGCCGACATTATCGTTACGGCCACTGGCAACAAGGACATCATAGCAGGCCCCCATTTCGAGGCCATGAAGGACAAAGCCATTGTGTGCAACATCGGCCACTTCGACAATGAAATTGATATGGCATGGCTGAACAAAAAGCATGGTGCTACAAAAGACACCATCAAGCCGCAGGTAGATAAATATACTATTGACGGCAAAGACATTATTGTGCTGGCTGAAGGCCGCCTCGTGAACCTGGGCTGCGCTATGGGCCACCCTTCATTCGTAATGAGCAACAGCTTTACGAACCAAACGCTGGCGCAAATAGAACTTTGGAACAATACGGACAAATACGAAAACAAGGTTTACGTACTTCCAAAACATCTTGATGAAAAAGTTGCCCGCCTGCACCTGCAAAAGATCGGTGTGGAACTGGAAGAACTTTCGGCTGACCAGGCCGCATACATTGGCGTGGATAAGAATGGACCTTATAAGAGCGAGCATTATCGCTATTAA
- a CDS encoding VOC family protein, with product MKDQQITPCLWFDSNGKEAAEFYCAIFSNARITTDTPMVVMFEVAGEQVMCLNGGSKFRPNPSISLFYISESKEEIQKIWEALSKGGNVLMPLDAYPWSDQYGWLQDKYGVSWQLSSGKLEDVGQHITPCLLFTGEQLGRAEEALNHYTYIFNNSKVDGIMRYDANSAPDKEGTVMHAQFGLNGYKLMVMDSAQDHRYEFDEGVSLMIECKNQEEIDHYWNRLTEGGAESMCGWLEDKFGVSWQVVPENLGELMGSGDPEKSERVMNEILKMKKIDVATLERA from the coding sequence ATGAAAGATCAGCAAATAACGCCTTGTCTTTGGTTCGACAGCAATGGCAAAGAGGCCGCAGAATTCTACTGTGCCATTTTCAGCAATGCCAGGATTACCACCGATACACCCATGGTAGTGATGTTTGAAGTGGCCGGAGAGCAGGTGATGTGTCTGAATGGCGGATCTAAGTTCCGTCCAAACCCTTCAATTTCGTTGTTCTATATCTCGGAAAGCAAAGAGGAAATCCAGAAAATATGGGAGGCTCTATCCAAAGGTGGCAATGTGCTGATGCCGCTGGATGCATATCCGTGGAGCGATCAATACGGCTGGTTACAGGATAAGTACGGTGTTTCGTGGCAACTTTCTTCAGGTAAGCTGGAAGATGTGGGGCAGCACATTACGCCCTGCCTGCTCTTTACGGGAGAGCAACTTGGCCGTGCAGAAGAGGCGCTCAATCATTATACGTACATCTTTAATAATTCCAAAGTTGATGGCATCATGCGGTACGATGCCAACAGCGCCCCTGATAAGGAAGGCACTGTGATGCACGCGCAATTCGGACTGAACGGCTATAAACTAATGGTGATGGACAGCGCTCAGGATCACAGGTACGAATTCGATGAAGGCGTTTCCCTGATGATTGAATGCAAAAACCAGGAGGAAATTGACCACTACTGGAATCGGCTCACAGAGGGCGGAGCCGAAAGCATGTGCGGCTGGCTGGAGGATAAGTTTGGCGTTTCCTGGCAGGTTGTACCTGAAAATTTAGGCGAGCTTATGGGTTCTGGTGATCCTGAAAAGTCAGAAAGAGTGATGAATGAAATCCTGAAGATGAAGAAAATTGATGTTGCCACGCTGGAGCGGGCTTAA
- a CDS encoding sodium:solute symporter family protein: MHWLDITIFFVYIITMLGVGLYFMHKNKSGDDYYVGGRNMGSLHIGLSVVATDVGGGFSIGLGGLGFVMGLSGAWMLFTGLIGAWLAAVLLIPKVKGNEAFGRFLTFPQIFNHYYGANVALVAGIISAIGYMGFTSSQILAGAKLANGAFAAVDLDTALIAMGLIVVIYTVLGGLKAVIYTDTVQWIILMAGLIFIALPVAYTTVGGWEAVQQTVQPEMLTLTNISWQELVNWAVTIIPIWFVGMTLYQRIYACRDEKTARRAWYLAGLFEWPVMAFMGVALGLLARVAADQGMFDYLGSANVSATDPETGLPMLLRTVLPVGLMGLVMSAYFSAILSTADSCLMAASGNFVSDIVGRFRKFSTDHKDFVGISQIATLVIGAISLLLASVMTQVLDLMLLSYAFMVSGLLVPLLGALFWRQTSPVAAMAAMILGGFTTISLQWFDQLWLSLDANIFGIAVSAIVFIVANSFFPGPEARGEKNVSEKIFWMQN; this comes from the coding sequence ATGCACTGGCTGGACATCACCATTTTTTTCGTATACATCATCACCATGCTTGGGGTGGGGCTCTACTTCATGCACAAGAACAAAAGCGGGGATGATTACTATGTGGGCGGGCGCAATATGGGCAGCCTGCATATCGGCCTTTCGGTGGTGGCCACGGATGTAGGTGGCGGATTTTCTATTGGACTGGGCGGTTTGGGTTTTGTCATGGGCCTGTCCGGAGCGTGGATGCTTTTTACAGGACTGATTGGGGCATGGCTGGCAGCAGTGCTGCTCATTCCCAAAGTAAAAGGCAACGAAGCATTTGGCCGGTTTCTCACGTTTCCGCAAATCTTCAATCATTATTATGGGGCGAATGTGGCGCTCGTAGCCGGCATTATTTCCGCGATCGGCTACATGGGCTTCACGAGTTCACAGATCCTGGCGGGAGCAAAGTTGGCCAATGGCGCTTTTGCGGCTGTAGACCTGGACACGGCCCTCATTGCCATGGGGCTGATCGTAGTTATATATACCGTATTGGGCGGCCTGAAGGCTGTGATCTATACCGATACAGTGCAATGGATCATCCTGATGGCCGGTTTGATTTTCATCGCTTTGCCTGTAGCCTACACTACCGTAGGCGGCTGGGAAGCTGTGCAGCAAACCGTACAACCGGAAATGCTGACGCTCACCAATATTTCCTGGCAGGAATTGGTGAATTGGGCGGTGACGATCATTCCCATCTGGTTCGTTGGCATGACGCTCTACCAACGCATTTATGCCTGCCGTGATGAAAAAACTGCCAGGCGCGCCTGGTATCTTGCCGGGTTGTTTGAGTGGCCGGTTATGGCTTTTATGGGCGTGGCGCTAGGACTGCTGGCGCGCGTGGCCGCAGACCAGGGAATGTTCGACTACCTGGGCAGCGCCAATGTTTCTGCCACCGATCCTGAAACGGGCCTGCCTATGCTGTTGCGAACGGTACTTCCCGTTGGCCTTATGGGTTTGGTGATGTCAGCCTATTTCTCGGCCATTCTCAGCACGGCCGATAGCTGCCTGATGGCGGCTTCAGGAAATTTCGTTTCGGATATTGTGGGGCGCTTCCGTAAATTCTCTACCGATCACAAAGATTTCGTGGGAATATCGCAAATCGCCACCTTGGTGATTGGTGCAATTTCGCTTCTCCTCGCCTCAGTAATGACACAGGTGCTGGACCTGATGCTGCTTTCTTACGCCTTTATGGTTTCCGGGCTGCTGGTGCCGCTGCTCGGAGCACTCTTCTGGCGACAAACTAGTCCGGTAGCTGCAATGGCCGCCATGATTCTTGGTGGTTTCACAACCATTTCCCTGCAATGGTTTGATCAGCTTTGGCTGAGTCTGGATGCCAATATTTTTGGGATCGCTGTTTCTGCAATCGTGTTTATAGTTGCTAATTCGTTCTTTCCCGGACCGGAGGCGAGAGGAGAGAAGAATGTATCAGAGAAAATATTCTGGATGCAGAATTGA